The window TGTCGGTATGATTATTGGTCACGATGGTAATGATTATTTAATCGCAGAAAGCCGTGTACCTTTATCGACAACCACCACGCTTTCGCGTTTTATTGCACGCTCTTCAGATAAACGCTATAGCGTACGCCGCTTTGCACCAACATTAACAGAAGATCAAAAAAATGCACTGGTAGCCCAAGTTCCTGCTCGTCTAAATAAATTTTACCATACTGGGTTTAACTACGACTCACCAAGGCAGTTTTGTTCTAAATTTGTGTTTGATATCTACCAATCAGCTTTATCCGTAAAAATAGGTGAGCTTGAAACGTTTGAAGAACTATTAGCAAAAAATCCGAATGCAAAATTAAACTTTTGGAAGCTGTGGTTTATTGGGCAAATTCCGTGGGAACGAACCACTGTGACCCCGGCCAGTCTGTGGACTCACCCTAAACTATCACTGGTATATCGTAGCCATGACGATATACATTAATAACTGAAAAATCGAGACGTAAAATAGCCACTCCATTCATCTAACAAGTGGCTATTTTATTAAGCAATTATTGTTCAATGAGTAAGGATTGCGTCGCGATTAAACAAATTTGCTGTAATATATTATTTAGTAATTCTTCGTTTATTTGCTGTATATTCAATTGCTTAAGGAGCGGTTTTCGTGCAACGACAAACCCCAGCACCTGTCCAATTAAGGTATGAGCTCGGATAATAGCCGTTTGCTGTTCAATCGCATTTACCGCTTGGATTAGCCCTGACAAACGACTATGAAATGGTTCGATAAAATCCCGATAAATAATGTCATAATTTTCTGTAGGCTCAAGTTGTTCACGAAGAATAAGCACCGAGTAATATTCATGTTTGGGTGATAGAAGTGCATTACCCAACCCAGTGATCAGTAAAGTTATTAATTGATTTGCTTGTTCTTGTTTAATGGGCGTTTGTTGCTTAGCTATTGCAAACTGAGCATCAAACGCCTGAACATTACTTGCCCGAGATAAATCTGTTGCAATTTTCTGAATAACCGCAGAATAAACACCCAACTTCCCCCCCAAATGGTATGGGATCGCAGACTGGTTAACACCTGCACTTTCAGCCAATTGACGGGTTCTCACACCATTAATACCATGAAGTGCAAATTGTTTAATCCCTTCATTAATTAACTTTTCTTTTGTTAATTCTGAGGAAAGCGTATTTTTATTCGTGTCATTCATACTTTACTATTATTCCTAAAATTATATGTCTGCACGCATAAGATAAGTGGAATTATGGTTCAATTCAATGCCACCATCTTTACCGACAACCACTGTTCCACCAAGATTGCACAAATGATAGCCAAACGCACAGTTAGGTTCAAAGGCAAATGTCATTCCTTCTTGTAAAACCAATTCACGACCTGGATTGGGTAAGCGTTCTAATCGACGGTATTTTTGGGCAATGGGTAATGATTCAATACCAGGTGCGCTACCAAAACCAATAGGACCATAAGGATTGATGCTATGGATCAACGGATGCACATGCCAACCTTTTGACTTTAATAATGGTTTCTCCATTTTATCAACCACTTCACCAAAGGTGATACCCGCTTTAAGGCATTCAACACCAATCTCATAACACTCTCTTGCTACCGCAGCGGCTTTCTCAATATTTGGATGAATTTTCCCCACAGCAACCGCAGCTTGATGCTGTGTTTCATACATGCCATACAGGGCGAAAATCTCTGTTAGCACAATATCACCTTGCTGTATTTTTCGTGGTGCTTGCGAGCGATATTGCCACGCAGGCTGTCCCCAACCAATATATTCGGCGCCAGAACCCATCAAAATTTCTGCCGTAAATCCCCCCATCGACAAACATTTTGCCGTGACGGCGGCAGCTATATCCGCTTCTGAATTCCCCACAATAGCCGTAGCGCGCATCGCTTCACTCATCGCCTCACCTATCATTGCAGCATATTTCACATGCTCAAGCTCTTCGGCACTCTTCACTGACGCTAATTGGAAAAATGAGTGATATACCGGAATAAAGTTAAGTTGTGGTAAACGTGCTTTTATGCCTGCCAATGTGTTATAAGGCATTGCTCCATCGAAATAAAATGGCGGATATGGCTCTAAACCAATAACCCCAATATTCGCATTCGCCGACACACCTAAATCCACAAATAGCTGTGCTATGTTTCGCCCGGTTTTTCCGACAACAATTTGCTCAGGTGAGATCCACTGTCTATCGCCTCGCATTTGCGCTTGCATATGGTCGGCAACCATCATCGGTGCAAATGTCACCACGAGAGGGGCTTTATCTTGATGAAATATCACCACTGATCCTAAGCGATCATTGGTAAAGTAGTGATCAATGCAAAAAGGCGCCGGCGCTGCGGATTCCCTATCCCCATAAACCATCAGCACTTCAAGATCATGCATTTTCATGATTTTCCTGGCATTGCCCCACCTTCTGTCACGTTCTTCAAACGAAAATGGGCTTGGTATCGTCAGACTGTTCATAATCACCTCTTTTGTTAATATTTAATTCATTTGAATGAATTAAATATAGCTTGTATTTGGCGATCAAGTCAAACCTCTGCTTAACCATTTTGTGCTAATTCACCAACAAGGTTTAGGGCTCTAGATATGATATTAAAGGCGTTAAGTTGCTAATATACTTTATGATCACCATAAAACAGGCCTCTGAGGATAGAGGCCTGTTTGCTATATTTTCTAGAAAAAATGCGTTTAACTTCAATGCGCTAGCTTTAGCACTATTATTTTTTCTTATCTAACATCGATTTCAAATTAGCAAATGGGTTATAGGTTGCGGCTTCAACATCATTTTGTGCATCTTCCCCTGCCACAACATTCGTCCCATACATGTCAGCTTCTGTGTATTTTGAATGTTCATGATCATGACAAAACAAACACAATAATTCCCAATTGCTACCATCTTCAGGGTTATTGGTATGATCATGGTCGATATGGTGCACCGTTAGCTCACGTAAATTTGAATACACAAACTCGCGACTGCAACGCCCACACACCCAAGGGTAAATTTTGAGTGCTTTTTCGCGATAGCCACTTTCTAATCGCGCATAGTTTTTAGGGATCAACGCCATTGCCGATATTCCTATTTCAATATAATTTTAAGATATTATGTCTAATATACCTCAAGTTAGAGTGAAAGCAGAAATTCAAGGCAACAAAAAACCCAGAGAACGACTCTGAGTTTCTTGTTACTGGTCAATTTTGGCTGATATTACTTATTTAACAGTTCGTTGCGGATTATTTTCGCCCCTGCACTTAACGCATTGAGTTTCCCTTTCGCGACCTGACGGGATAGCGGTGCCATACCACAGTTAGTCGACGGATAGAGCTTATCAGCATCCACAAATTGAAGCGCTTTACGTAACGTGTTGGCGACTTCTTCTGGCGTTTCGATAACATTGCTGGCAACATCAATCGCGCCCACCATCACTTTTTTGCCGCGAATAAGCTCAATCAAATCCATTGGAACATGAGAGTTATGGCATTCCAATGAAATAATATCGATATTCGATGTTTGCAATTTTGGGAAAGCTTCCTCATATTGCCGCCACTCAGAACCCAACGTCTTTTTCCAATCTGTATTGGCTTTAATGCCATACCCATAACAGATATGAACAGCTGTTTCACATTTCAGACCTTCAATGGCCCGTTCGAGAGCCGCCACGCCCCAGTCATTGACTTCATCAAAAAATACATTAAACGCTGGCTCATCAAACTGAATAATATCCACACCTGCGGCTTCCAACTCTTTTGCTTCTTGATTCAGGATTTTGGCAAACTCCCACGCCAGTTTTTCGCGACTTTTGTAATGGTTATCATACAAGGTATCAATCATCGTCATCGGGCCCGGCAATGCCCATTTGATTGGCTGTTTCGTTAACTTACGTAAAAATTTAGCATCTTCCACAAAAACAGGTTGTTGACGTTCAACGGCGCCAACGACTGTGGGTACACTCGCATCATAACGATTGCGGATTTTAACCACTTCACGTTTTTCAAAATCAACACCACTAAGATGTTCAATAAATGTGGTGACAAAGTGCTGACGTGTCTGTTCACCGTCACTCACAATATCAATCCCTGCACGCAGTTGATCTTCCAGAGATAAACGCAATGCGTCTTGTTTTCCCTCAATGAGCTCTTCATTTTGTAGCTTCCAAGGAGACCAAAGCGTCTCAGGTTGAGCAAGCCATGAAGGCTTTGGTAAGCTGCCAGCGGTAGATGTTGGTAATAATATTTTCATGACAATTGACCTTAAATTTTTAATTAATCAAAGCGCGTAGTTAGCAGACCATTGCTCTAGAATATGCTGATAGGGTTTAATAAAGTGTTTTTCTGTATATTTCCCCTGCTCAATAGCCAATCGGCTACGTTCTTCACGGTCATAAACAATTTTTGTTAATGAATAATCTTGGTTCGTCAAACTCGGTTGATAGCATTGCCCTGCGACTGAATTCGCATTGTAAATCTCTGGTCGATAAATCTTCTGAAATGTTTCCATCGTACTAATCGTACTTATCAATTCAATATTGCTGTAATCACTCAGCAGATCTCCCGTAAAATAAAAAGCCAATGGCGCAACACTATTTTGTGGCATAAAATAACGAACCTGCAAACCCATCTTTTTAAAGTATTGATCGGTTAATGAAGCCCCATTTTGCTGATATTCGATGCCTAATACAGGGTGGTGATTTCCCGTACGATAGTAAATGTCTTTATTTGAGACACTTAAACAGATCACGGGTGCCTTATTAAAATGGGCTTTATATTCATTTGAGTTAACAAAATATTTAAAGATATTCCCATGCAAGTCACCAAAGTTTTCTGGAACAGTAAAGTTGGTTTGGTCTTTATTATGCTCTAGCAATAAAACACTGAAGTCATAGTCACGCACATATGAAGAAAAATTATTGCCAACAATCCCCTCTGTCCTTTCACCTGTTTTGTTATCAACAATATTGGTTTTTAATATTTCAATAACAGGGAATGCATTCCCATTATTTTCAACACTCATTTCCACAGAAATAATTTCAAGCTCAATTGAATAGCGATCACTCTTAGGATTGTCCCAATAAGCCAACGAGTTGAAACGATTGTTTATCATTACCAGCGTGTTACGCAGATTTTCTTGGCGGTTTTTCCCTCTGGCCAAATTAGCAAAGTTAGTTGTTATACGTGTATTTTCAGAAGGATTATAATTTTCATCAAAAAGACTACTTTTGATCGTAAATGTAAAATTATTGTTCATTGTTTCGTCGCACCCTAAATTCCAAGATAAAAACTAGACTGACTTATTGATTTTATAGAATTTTTTATTTCTCACTCATCAATCATTAT of the Providencia rettgeri genome contains:
- a CDS encoding YebB family permuted papain-like enzyme; the encoded protein is MKTDYPYEYEVGDIVFTSIGTELFRQIASASLCWSNHVGMIIGHDGNDYLIAESRVPLSTTTTLSRFIARSSDKRYSVRRFAPTLTEDQKNALVAQVPARLNKFYHTGFNYDSPRQFCSKFVFDIYQSALSVKIGELETFEELLAKNPNAKLNFWKLWFIGQIPWERTTVTPASLWTHPKLSLVYRSHDDIH
- the yajD gene encoding HNH nuclease YajD, translating into MALIPKNYARLESGYREKALKIYPWVCGRCSREFVYSNLRELTVHHIDHDHTNNPEDGSNWELLCLFCHDHEHSKYTEADMYGTNVVAGEDAQNDVEAATYNPFANLKSMLDKKK
- a CDS encoding M24 family metallopeptidase, producing MNSLTIPSPFSFEERDRRWGNARKIMKMHDLEVLMVYGDRESAAPAPFCIDHYFTNDRLGSVVIFHQDKAPLVVTFAPMMVADHMQAQMRGDRQWISPEQIVVGKTGRNIAQLFVDLGVSANANIGVIGLEPYPPFYFDGAMPYNTLAGIKARLPQLNFIPVYHSFFQLASVKSAEELEHVKYAAMIGEAMSEAMRATAIVGNSEADIAAAVTAKCLSMGGFTAEILMGSGAEYIGWGQPAWQYRSQAPRKIQQGDIVLTEIFALYGMYETQHQAAVAVGKIHPNIEKAAAVARECYEIGVECLKAGITFGEVVDKMEKPLLKSKGWHVHPLIHSINPYGPIGFGSAPGIESLPIAQKYRRLERLPNPGRELVLQEGMTFAFEPNCAFGYHLCNLGGTVVVGKDGGIELNHNSTYLMRADI
- a CDS encoding DUF1852 domain-containing protein, producing MNNNFTFTIKSSLFDENYNPSENTRITTNFANLARGKNRQENLRNTLVMINNRFNSLAYWDNPKSDRYSIELEIISVEMSVENNGNAFPVIEILKTNIVDNKTGERTEGIVGNNFSSYVRDYDFSVLLLEHNKDQTNFTVPENFGDLHGNIFKYFVNSNEYKAHFNKAPVICLSVSNKDIYYRTGNHHPVLGIEYQQNGASLTDQYFKKMGLQVRYFMPQNSVAPLAFYFTGDLLSDYSNIELISTISTMETFQKIYRPEIYNANSVAGQCYQPSLTNQDYSLTKIVYDREERSRLAIEQGKYTEKHFIKPYQHILEQWSANYAL
- a CDS encoding methionine synthase, whose protein sequence is MKILLPTSTAGSLPKPSWLAQPETLWSPWKLQNEELIEGKQDALRLSLEDQLRAGIDIVSDGEQTRQHFVTTFIEHLSGVDFEKREVVKIRNRYDASVPTVVGAVERQQPVFVEDAKFLRKLTKQPIKWALPGPMTMIDTLYDNHYKSREKLAWEFAKILNQEAKELEAAGVDIIQFDEPAFNVFFDEVNDWGVAALERAIEGLKCETAVHICYGYGIKANTDWKKTLGSEWRQYEEAFPKLQTSNIDIISLECHNSHVPMDLIELIRGKKVMVGAIDVASNVIETPEEVANTLRKALQFVDADKLYPSTNCGMAPLSRQVAKGKLNALSAGAKIIRNELLNK
- a CDS encoding CerR family C-terminal domain-containing protein, coding for MNDTNKNTLSSELTKEKLINEGIKQFALHGINGVRTRQLAESAGVNQSAIPYHLGGKLGVYSAVIQKIATDLSRASNVQAFDAQFAIAKQQTPIKQEQANQLITLLITGLGNALLSPKHEYYSVLILREQLEPTENYDIIYRDFIEPFHSRLSGLIQAVNAIEQQTAIIRAHTLIGQVLGFVVARKPLLKQLNIQQINEELLNNILQQICLIATQSLLIEQ